Proteins encoded by one window of Companilactobacillus ginsenosidimutans:
- a CDS encoding HdeD family acid-resistance protein produces MESSKHKFDWFGLIIGILSIWVGYEVMTHPLNSLSAIAIILGIFAIARGVYELWFGSQMNKYLGTGSGFTIFSAIISILVGILFIANLKIGVVATIYIFAIWFLVDSIFQLFTARLYSFFGKGYYWLIVILACFSLLFAIILLFNPALAGGFIVFMLAFFFIATGIAEIIEAF; encoded by the coding sequence ATGGAATCTTCAAAGCACAAATTTGACTGGTTCGGATTAATTATTGGTATTCTATCAATTTGGGTAGGATATGAGGTAATGACACATCCATTAAACAGTCTATCTGCCATCGCTATTATCCTAGGTATTTTCGCTATCGCAAGAGGTGTATACGAACTATGGTTTGGATCACAAATGAATAAATACTTAGGTACAGGTAGTGGTTTTACAATTTTTTCAGCAATTATTAGTATTCTAGTTGGTATTTTGTTCATTGCTAACCTCAAGATTGGTGTTGTTGCAACAATTTATATTTTTGCCATCTGGTTCTTAGTTGATTCAATTTTCCAACTATTTACAGCTAGACTTTACAGTTTCTTCGGAAAAGGTTACTACTGGTTGATTGTTATTTTGGCATGTTTTAGTTTGTTATTCGCCATCATTTTATTGTTCAATCCAGCACTAGCAGGTGGTTTTATTGTATTCATGTTAGCATTTTTCTTTATTGCAACAGGAATTGCAGAAATTATCGAAGCATTTTAA